One window from the genome of Natronomonas pharaonis DSM 2160 encodes:
- a CDS encoding acetyltransferase has translation MTKRHVSLPATAEEGLEAFLETVDRRLSSDEDTCQVVEDVLVDLHGDREAYERWQSGDDVSPAERVRLQGYDPCNATLESEYYAEKDEAAFEESKHLQWLWRQFDATPMADNVEFALRFRRMLADHLFEECGDGCRFFKGITFTYGHNISIGDNVVVHDDVHLDDRGELTIGDRVSISDGVHVYSHDHDIVDQTEVDNYHTIIEDDVRLTFDAMVRAGVQVGENAVVGARAVVQSDVPAHHVVVGQPAKSVRVKPGWESVAEPVDADHHDGRSDRKLPYELPDGLEQFDEFQRDLQPPDRR, from the coding sequence ATGACAAAGCGACACGTCTCGCTGCCGGCGACGGCCGAGGAGGGGCTCGAGGCGTTCCTCGAGACGGTCGACCGTCGGCTGTCCAGCGACGAGGACACGTGTCAGGTCGTCGAGGACGTTCTCGTCGACCTCCACGGCGACAGGGAGGCCTACGAGCGCTGGCAGTCAGGCGACGACGTCTCGCCGGCCGAACGGGTCCGACTGCAGGGGTACGACCCCTGTAACGCGACGCTGGAAAGCGAGTATTACGCCGAGAAAGACGAGGCGGCGTTCGAGGAATCGAAGCATCTCCAGTGGCTCTGGCGGCAGTTCGACGCCACGCCAATGGCCGACAATGTCGAGTTCGCGCTCCGGTTCCGCCGGATGCTGGCCGACCACCTCTTCGAGGAGTGTGGCGATGGCTGCCGGTTTTTCAAGGGGATTACGTTCACCTACGGCCACAACATCTCAATCGGCGACAACGTCGTCGTGCACGACGATGTCCACCTCGACGACCGCGGCGAACTCACCATCGGCGACCGCGTCTCCATCTCCGATGGTGTCCACGTCTACAGCCACGACCACGATATCGTCGACCAGACCGAGGTCGACAACTACCACACCATCATCGAAGACGACGTGCGGCTCACGTTCGACGCGATGGTACGGGCCGGCGTACAGGTCGGCGAAAACGCCGTTGTCGGCGCGCGTGCGGTCGTTCAGTCCGACGTACCGGCCCACCATGTCGTCGTCGGCCAGCCAGCAAAGAGCGTCCGCGTCAAGCCCGGCTGGGAGTCAGTCGCCGAACCGGTCGATGCCGACCACCACGACGGGCGTAGCGACCGAAAACTGCCATACGAACTGCCCGACGGCCTCGAACAGTTCGACGAGTTCCAGCGGGACCTGCAGCCGCCGGACAGACGGTAA
- a CDS encoding NAD(P)-dependent glycerol-1-phosphate dehydrogenase — translation MFEKSTWIRLPRSVVVGHGVLDRTAEAVEELYLDGRPLIVTSPTPEELAVDRLREQFVSAGFDPAVAVVEEASFDAVERVIETAERETAGFLVGFGGGKPIDIAKMAADERNCGFISVPTAASHDGIVSGRGSVPEGDTRHSVAAHPPLAVIADTELIANSPWRLTTAGCADIISNYTAVKDWQLAHRLKNVEYSEYAGALSQMTAEMLVDNSASIKRGLEESAWIVVKALVSSGVAMSIAGSSRPASGAEHLISHQLDRIAPETALHGHQVGVASIVTEYLHSGEGGDWRRVRDALASIDAPTTAAELGIDGERFIEATTSAHEIRDRYTILGDGIEREAAIEAAATTGVL, via the coding sequence ATGTTCGAGAAGTCGACGTGGATTCGCCTCCCGCGAAGCGTCGTCGTCGGCCACGGCGTCCTCGACCGGACGGCCGAGGCCGTCGAGGAACTCTACCTCGACGGTCGGCCGCTCATCGTCACGAGCCCGACACCGGAAGAACTGGCCGTCGACCGACTCCGCGAGCAGTTCGTGTCGGCCGGATTCGACCCCGCAGTCGCGGTTGTCGAGGAAGCGAGCTTCGACGCCGTCGAGCGGGTAATCGAGACCGCCGAACGCGAAACGGCCGGCTTCCTCGTCGGGTTCGGCGGCGGCAAACCCATCGACATCGCGAAGATGGCCGCAGACGAACGGAACTGTGGCTTCATCTCGGTGCCGACCGCCGCCAGCCACGACGGTATCGTCTCGGGGCGCGGCTCGGTCCCCGAGGGCGACACGCGACACTCAGTCGCGGCACATCCGCCGCTTGCAGTCATCGCAGACACCGAACTGATAGCCAACTCGCCGTGGCGGCTGACGACCGCCGGCTGTGCCGATATCATCTCTAACTACACCGCGGTCAAAGACTGGCAGCTCGCACACCGGCTGAAGAACGTCGAATACAGCGAGTATGCGGGGGCGCTCTCACAGATGACCGCCGAGATGCTCGTCGACAATTCGGCGTCAATCAAGCGGGGGCTCGAAGAGTCGGCGTGGATAGTCGTCAAAGCGCTCGTCTCCTCCGGCGTCGCGATGTCGATAGCCGGCTCCTCGCGGCCGGCATCGGGTGCCGAGCACCTCATCTCACATCAGCTCGACCGCATCGCGCCGGAGACGGCACTGCACGGCCATCAGGTCGGCGTCGCCTCTATTGTCACCGAGTATCTCCACAGCGGCGAGGGCGGCGACTGGCGGCGGGTTCGTGACGCGCTGGCCAGCATCGATGCGCCGACAACCGCGGCCGAACTCGGCATTGACGGCGAGCGATTCATCGAGGCGACGACCAGCGCCCACGAGATTCGCGACCGGTATACGATTCTCGGCGACGGCATCGAACGCGAGGCCGCAATCGAGGCCGCTGCGACGACCGGCGTCCTCTGA
- the nth gene encoding endonuclease III, whose amino-acid sequence MGTPLEPRESQVAEVLDRLYEEYPEPEISLRFSNRLELLVAVVLSAQCTDERVNTVTETLFEKYETPEEYASADKEELASDIDSITYYNNKAGYLTSACADIVEKHNGEVPDTMSELTDLAGVGRKTANVVLQHGHEVVEGIVVDTHVQRISRRLGMTTEKRPDAIEDDLIDIVPQDDWKEFTHLLISHGRETCTARNPDCGDCILEDICPSSKLDNDIDLADGNGWSD is encoded by the coding sequence ATGGGTACGCCGCTCGAGCCGCGCGAGTCGCAGGTCGCCGAAGTGCTGGACCGACTCTACGAGGAGTATCCCGAACCGGAGATTTCGCTTCGGTTCTCGAACCGCTTGGAGCTGCTTGTCGCCGTTGTCCTCTCGGCGCAGTGTACCGACGAGCGCGTCAACACGGTCACCGAAACGCTCTTCGAGAAATACGAAACGCCGGAGGAGTACGCCAGCGCCGACAAAGAGGAACTGGCGTCGGACATCGACTCGATAACCTACTACAACAACAAGGCCGGCTATCTCACGTCCGCCTGTGCGGACATCGTCGAGAAACACAACGGTGAGGTTCCGGACACGATGTCGGAACTGACAGACCTGGCCGGCGTCGGCCGCAAGACCGCCAACGTCGTGCTCCAGCACGGCCACGAGGTCGTCGAGGGCATCGTCGTCGACACGCACGTCCAGCGCATCTCCAGACGGCTCGGGATGACGACCGAAAAGCGCCCGGACGCCATCGAAGACGATCTTATCGATATCGTCCCGCAGGATGACTGGAAGGAGTTTACGCATCTGCTCATCAGCCACGGCCGCGAAACCTGTACGGCCCGGAACCCCGATTGTGGGGACTGCATCCTTGAGGATATCTGCCCGTCGTCGAAGCTCGACAACGATATCGACCTCGCTGACGGCAACGGCTGGTCGGATTGA
- the ahbB gene encoding siroheme decarboxylase subunit beta produces the protein MSETAGLDRLDRAVINAYQGGFPVVESPFEPAAEALADHGVDVTATELLKRVQTLDEEGVLTRFGALINAAEIGGAATLVAMHAPEDRFEAVAEQVNSHREVAHNYRREHPHLNMWFVVSVADADAVERVLADIEDETGQETYNLPKQQEFRVEAKFLVDGPIPDGDVDLSDLGPDASPTDRGTLTPEERDLVVEIQDGLPVTETPYADVAAELGVDTDWVLRTIQRFNESGKIRRVGVIPNHYALGYTENGMTVWSVPDEKLDEVGPEVAGLDFVTHCYERPRHEGVWPYNFFAMTHGRSEDESKRRIQQVKSTMEEYWDVGDDDWDSLFSTEILKKTGIRLDERATANTE, from the coding sequence ATGAGTGAAACCGCCGGGCTGGACCGACTCGACCGCGCCGTCATCAACGCCTACCAAGGCGGCTTTCCGGTCGTCGAATCGCCGTTCGAGCCCGCCGCCGAAGCGCTTGCCGACCATGGGGTCGATGTCACCGCCACGGAGTTGCTGAAACGAGTACAGACCCTCGACGAGGAGGGCGTTCTCACCCGATTCGGGGCGCTCATCAACGCCGCCGAAATCGGCGGCGCAGCGACGCTCGTGGCGATGCACGCGCCGGAAGACCGTTTCGAGGCGGTCGCCGAGCAGGTAAACAGCCACCGCGAGGTCGCCCACAACTACCGACGCGAGCATCCGCATCTGAACATGTGGTTTGTCGTCTCCGTGGCCGACGCCGACGCCGTCGAGCGGGTGCTGGCCGACATCGAAGACGAGACCGGGCAGGAAACCTACAACCTCCCGAAACAACAGGAGTTCCGCGTCGAGGCGAAGTTCCTCGTCGACGGCCCCATCCCGGACGGCGACGTTGACCTGTCCGACCTCGGCCCCGATGCGAGCCCGACCGACCGCGGGACGCTGACGCCCGAAGAACGAGACCTCGTCGTCGAGATACAGGACGGGCTCCCGGTGACTGAGACGCCGTACGCCGATGTCGCGGCCGAACTCGGCGTCGACACCGACTGGGTGCTGCGGACGATACAGCGCTTCAACGAATCGGGGAAGATTCGCCGCGTCGGCGTCATCCCGAACCACTACGCGCTCGGCTACACCGAAAACGGAATGACCGTCTGGAGCGTCCCCGACGAGAAACTCGACGAGGTCGGACCGGAGGTCGCAGGGCTGGATTTCGTCACGCACTGTTATGAGCGGCCGCGCCACGAAGGCGTCTGGCCGTACAACTTCTTCGCGATGACCCACGGCCGAAGCGAAGACGAAAGTAAGCGCCGAATCCAGCAGGTAAAATCGACGATGGAGGAGTACTGGGATGTCGGCGACGACGACTGGGACTCGCTGTTCTCGACGGAAATCCTGAAAAAGACCGGCATCAGACTCGACGAACGAGCAACGGCAAACACTGAGTAG
- a CDS encoding precorrin-2 dehydrogenase/sirohydrochlorin ferrochelatase family protein produces the protein MIPLYHDFTGQTVLVFGGGSVGARKARRFAREADVVVVSPAFPEADYGGASLVRAAPEPEAVDDWFDRTEPALAVAATDDAAVNEAVAEAATARGRLVNRTDRSGGRDPGSVVVPATVRDGDVTVAISTGGQSPALARELRKRIESEIEGAGELATTTASLREQLKDRDISPAARRQAVRDVVQSPQVWKDLGTGVSKHRQTVDAVVESALGDTQ, from the coding sequence ATGATACCGTTGTACCACGATTTCACCGGCCAGACCGTGCTGGTGTTCGGCGGCGGCAGCGTCGGGGCACGAAAAGCCCGCCGGTTCGCCCGCGAAGCGGACGTTGTCGTCGTCAGTCCGGCGTTCCCCGAAGCGGACTACGGCGGCGCGTCGCTGGTTCGAGCGGCTCCGGAGCCGGAGGCAGTCGACGACTGGTTCGACCGCACCGAACCGGCGCTTGCGGTCGCCGCAACCGACGACGCGGCGGTCAACGAGGCCGTCGCCGAGGCGGCAACGGCCCGCGGGCGGCTCGTCAACCGGACCGACCGGTCCGGCGGCCGCGACCCCGGAAGCGTCGTCGTGCCGGCGACGGTTCGGGACGGCGACGTAACCGTCGCTATCTCGACCGGCGGCCAGAGTCCGGCGCTCGCCAGAGAACTCCGAAAGCGCATCGAGAGTGAAATCGAAGGCGCCGGCGAGTTGGCGACAACAACCGCGTCGCTTCGAGAACAACTCAAAGACCGCGATATTTCGCCGGCAGCGCGGCGACAGGCCGTCCGCGACGTGGTACAATCGCCACAGGTTTGGAAGGATTTAGGTACCGGTGTGTCCAAGCACCGACAGACGGTAGACGCCGTCGTCGAATCGGCGTTGGGTGACACACAGTGA